CGGCGATCAGCGACACCGGGAACAGACAAACCCGGTCGGCTCGACGGCCGTGAGCTGCGTCTCCGGCAACGACCGCCCGCACTCGGCACAGCGGGCCCAGTAGATCCGGTCCGCATCGGATTCGTCCTCGGCTGCGCGCGCGGCGGCATCCGCGCCCGCGTCCGCTCGCTCGATCGTGATCGACCGATCGCCGATCTCGGTGACCGTCCCGTCGATCGGCGCGTGCTGTGCGATGCTGATCCCGTCGGCCGGCCTGGCGATCATCTCGTTCGTCTCGACCTCGTCGCCGGGACGGACGATCGGCTCGCTGGGAACCACCAGGCCCTCGAACGCGGGGTTCGTGATCAGGGGTACTTCGACGCGATCCGGAACGAGCGTCTCGGTCGGTTCGGTCTCGTGAACGGACTGCTTCCAGGCCGCGGACGCGAGGACGTTGACGCGGCCGCCGCTCCCGAGACGATTGTCCGCGACGACTGAGTCGTCCAGGACGAGCAAACAGTTCGTCCGCTTGCGAACGCCGAACTCCTCGGGCGGCCGCTGGATCTCGAAGCACCACCCCGGGCCGCCGTCGAGGATGACCTCGTTCCCGGCGAGCCCGTCGGTTCGACCCGCCGCCTCGAGGAGGTCCGTGGCGGGCGTTCCGATCGGCACCTCGAGGAAGCGGTGGGTGGGGACCCGGCCGTCGACGTGGACGAACTTCCGGGTCACCGGTTCGTCCTCGACGAGCGCGCGGTAGACGTTGTAGAGCGTCTCGGTGTTCTGGACGATCCAGCCGTAGTCCATCGGGAGATCATCGCCCCGAATCACCTCGCCCGCGACGAGCCGCATGAGGACGCTCTCCATCCCGAATTCGTACTTGTCTTCGGTGTAGGCGATGACGAGCCCCGTCTCGGCCTCGCCGACCGGGAGGTCGGCCGGCTCGTAGATCGTCGCGTCGGTCGCCGCCTCCAACTCTCCCAGCCACTCCTCGCGGTTGGACCGCTTGGCGCCGACGACGATCCGGTCGAACGCGCGATCGAGCAGCCCCTCGAACAGCGCGACTAACTCTTCGGTGCGCGCACGTCCCAGCCACTTGTCCATGTAGTAGTTCGGTTCGCTCTCCTGGTGGTTCACCAACAGCGAGTCGACCGCCTCGAGGCGTTCCCACTTCGCGTAGGTCGGAAATCCGGCGCCCCCTGCGCCCGCCAGGCCGGCGTTGCGCAGCGTCACCGCGAATTCGGGCAGCTCGACCGCTTTGACTTGCTCTCGAGTGACGCTCATAGCACGCGTATATTGATGCTAGCAACCACCATAGAGGTTGGTCGTTCGTTCTCCGGAAACCCGTGAAAAATTGGGCGTTAGGCCGTGACTCGGTGCATGATGCGGTGACTGTCACCGGGACTGGGAGATGGTCGGTCGATCGCGGTCGAACGGCCCGTCGGCTGTGGTGGATGCTAGCAATTAACTGTGTCGGTGAAGCGAGAAGACGTCGAAACCGGTTATTTCTCGATGATGCTCTCCTCGACGGGCTCGCCGAAGTGGCGGGCCGTGTCCTCGGAGTACAGCAGGATCTCGTCGCCGGATTCGAGGTCCGTGACCGCCTTACGACCCTCCGAGGAGGCGACCTTGATCGTCTCGGCGTTCTGGAGCAGCGTCTCGATGCGGTCGCCGTCGTCGGTCTCCAGGCCGATCCGGAACATCGGCCGCTGTTCGATCTTGACCCGGCCGACGATGGCCTCGCGGGTATTGCCGTCGGTGTCGATGACCTGAACCTCGTCGCCGCTCTGAAGCTCCGAGAGGTACTTCGTGCCGCCGTCGGGCGTGCGGACGTAGGCGTGGACCGCGCCTGCGTTGACCCGGAAGGGGCGGGAGGCGACGTACGGCGACTCGGCGGTCTCGGCGTGGACGAAGACCAGGCCGCGGCTCATCGAGCCGACGAGCATCCCCTCGTCGTGTTCGAGCAGGTTGCCGGTGTCGACGCAGACTCGGTCGGCGCTGCCGGCCCGCTCGACGTCGAGCACCTCGGCGTACTCCAGGTCGAGGGTCTCGCGCTCGGCCTCGTCGCGAACCTCGACGGTCTCGCGGATCTCGTCGGGGTCGTCCGAGTCGAGCAGGACGGCGTCGGCGCCGATCTCGAGGGTTTCGAAGGCCGTCTTGGCCTCCTCGGCGCTGGTGACGCCGGCGATCAGGTCGGTCTCCTCGCCGATGCGCGCGATCAGGTTCTCGAGCGGGATGATCGTCCAGTCCTCGCCGACGACGATCGTGTGCTCGGCCTCCTCGGCGGCCGCTTCGGCGAAGCGTTCGTACTCCTTGCCGAGGATGCGGACGTACGCGCCACGGTCGAAGTCGCCGTCGCGGCGCAGCGTCGAGAGGTCCGCCGAGCCCGAGAAGTCCTCGGGCAGTTCGATCGTCGCGTCGCCCTCGCCGGCCTTGCCGACGACGACCGAATCCGCCTGCGCGGGCGGGTCGCCGTCCTCGTCTTCGGCGTCGTCGACGAGGGTCACGTCCCCGTCGGTCCGGAACGCCGCGACGTTGATATCGCCGAGTTCGCGGACGCGTTCCACGTCGTCTTCGTCGACCAGTACCCAGTCTGCGCCCGCTTCGAGCGCGGCGGTGATCCGCTCCCGGCGGTCGTCCCAGTCGCCGACTGCGTCGTCGGCTTTTACCCAGACAGCTCGCGTCATAAATCGACCCTCGAAGGGAACCGGCTTGAACGTGGCGGATCGGGCAGGGGCGACAGGTGATCGATTCGATACCGGCGGGCGTCGAACCGCCGTACGGGTCGATCGGCAGCCCGTTCCGACTCTCACGACCGATCGAACGTTCCGATACTCTGAACAGTAGCGACAGTAATGATAGTACGGATATTTTAGCAGAAAATGAATAGCGCGGCCCTTATCGCCGACTATAGTAGCCACTGAAAGTCAATGCACACCCGATCGCATGACAGACGTGCGATCGGTGTGTAAATCGTTTCAGTTGTTACTATATTGCAACGCCTACGCGAGAAGACGAGCAGTGACTGGGCGATCACGTAAGACCTTTCCAGCAGATCAGCCGATAGCGAGGGTATAGTGCTGATATGGATTCAATATGGCTTCGTTGATCTTCTGACTGACCAAATTACTGGTCTCGAACTGTCGCGCAGCCGTAGATCGGTGTTATTTCCTCTTCTGTCGCCATTTGGTAATAGATGACCAGACTCGCTGACGTCCCTTCTGAACAACCATCCTCGGGATAGGTACCGACACCATCCCGAGGTGCCCACGGGAACTGTACAGGGTTGGTATCGTCGATGGTAACGGTAACCTCTCTCGGAGTACCGTCAATGATCCTGTTCTCGTCGGCTGATCGGGCACCAAGCTCGTATTCGTGGTCGAAGATTGTCTCTCCAGCCTTGTTAGTTACGGTGACCACGAAGTCGTGTGGTTTCTCGGCGCCATTATACATATTAGCGTAGTGACGGTCGGACTCCTCTTCAAGGAAGGTAGAGCAACCCGCGAGGGTTGCGCTAGTGAGGGTCGCTATCGAGGTGAGTAGGTTTCGCCGAGAGACCATACAAATTAGACACATATAGGAGGACAAATATTTTATCAGATATCCTCCAAATAGCTAACTTATGTGTGTCTGAATTAACATACACGGGCGATAAGGGAGTCTAGTTGAAACGACGACCAGAAGAGGTTCGACTCGGCGAAACGTTGAGGGCGCCGCCGCACCTACGAGCGAGCAGATGGCTGTCTACGACGCGATCTGTTTCGATCTCGATCGGACTCTCTGCGAGCCCACCCAGGACGCCGCCGACCTGCTCGACGCGACGTTCGACCACACCGGCCGCGAGCGGTTCTGTACGCCCGCGGATCTGCGAGCCGCGGTGCCCGATCTGCCGACCGCCGAGACGGATCGGGAGTTCTACGAACACCTCTTCGCCGAAGTCGCGCGCCGCGCCGGCGTCGAGTCCGACGTCGCGCCGGACCTTGCCGCGGAGTACCTCGAGTTGCAGGACCCGACCGCGGTGCAGTTCCGACCAGGCGCGCGAGCCGCGCTCGACCACGCCCGCGACCGGGGTCGCGTCGGCCTGATCACGAACGGCGGCCGGAAGACACAGACGCAGAAGCTCCGGTCGCTGGGGATCGAGGACGCGTTCGACGTGCGGGTGTTCACCGACCCCAGCGCCGGGATCTACCCGAAGCCGGACGCGGCTCCCTTCGAGTACGCGCTCGCCGAACTCGACGTCGCGCCGGATGCAGCGATCCACGTCGGCGACTCGCTGCACGCCGACGTCGCGGGCGCCAACGCGATGGGTCTGGACTCCGCCTGGCTCGACACCGGCCGCGACGGCCCCCGCGAGCACGAGCCGACCTACGAACTCGCGTCGCTCGAGGCGTTCGAGACGGTCGTCTGAGCCGCGTCGATCGCTACCGGTCGTTCGGCAGCAGATCCATGTGAACGACCGCCTGGTACTGGGTGTCGGTCCCCTCCGAGAGGCGCTTGAGTAGCGCCGCCGCGTTCGGGACGCTCTCGGGCAGTTCGAACGGGTCGTTCTCGTCCTCTCCCCGTCGCTTGCAGAGCTTGACGAACGCCGCCAGGTTCTCGGTGACTCCCGACCGGACGTAGACCACGCCGACATCGCGGTCGAGTCGCTCTCGCCAGTCCTCGATCACGGGCTCGATCGCGCGGCGGGGCTGTTGCATGCGCTCGGCCAACTCCTCGGCGTCGACGTCGACGGCCGCCTCCTCGCCCAGTCCGTCGAAGACCGCTTGGAGGTCGTCCGTCTGCTCTTCGATCGACGGCGCGTCGGCCTCCGCGTCGAGCAACTCGGCGACGGCCTCGACCTCCTCGCGCCGGACCGCGACGGGGTAGACGAAGTCGTGGGTCTCCTTCGGCAGCGCGTACGACTGCCCCTCGACGCCCTGATCGCCGGTTCCGGACCGGCCCAACATCAAGTCGAGAATTCCCATATCTGAACGGGGTATCGAGAGGTGAATAAGTGTTCCGTGGTCGAGACGACGGCGGCGCTACCAGTCGTCGCCGAGCGCCGCCTTCGCGCCGCCGTAGCCGCTCGCGGTCGTCCAGATCCGCCCGCTGGCCGCGTGCTCGACCTCGTAGGAGCCGCCGCAGGCGCCACAGCGGTACCGATCGGGCGCTTTCACCGGCTTCGAGGCGCGGTGGCGCTTTGCGGTCCAGTCGCAGTCGGCCCCGAGACACCGGAGGACGTACCGCGGGTCCGCGAACTCCTCGCAGTGGCGCGGCGCGTCCAGCCGCGCGGCCGCCTCGCGGAAGCGCGCGCCGTGGCCGGACTCGCCGAAGCGCTGGAACTCCCAGGCGTGGACGAGTTCGTGGCGGACGATCCCGGCGAACGCCGGCCACTCGTAGCGCTCGTAGGCTCGCCTGGCGAGCACAATCGTCGCCGTCTCGCGGGCGGCGTCCCAGCGACACGCGCCGGCGCGGCGCTTCGCGCGTTTCGAAACAGTCCACTCGAGGGCGGCGAGGTCGACAGCTAGGTCGTACTCGTCGACGACCTCGCGGGCGTGGATCCGCGCGCGGGCGAGGATCTCGTCCGCGAGCGTCAGTCGTTCGCCGTCGGTCACGTACGGGCCGATGGAACGCAAACGGGGACCGAAGGGCTTTCGATTCCGCCGATGGGGGACCGTCGACCCGGTGGGCCGGACGGCTCTATGACGAACGGCGGAATCCGTCTCCGTCCTCGATCAGTGCTTCGAGCGCCGCGACGACCCGGTCGCGTTCGTCCTCGCGAACGACAAGGCTCTGCTCGAGTTGTAGCCCGCCCCGATCGCCCCGCGCGAGCCAGTTGACGAAGTTGTTCGGGCTGGCACCGGCGTACGGTCCGTCCGAAACCGCCTCGACCGGGGGCGTGACCGCCGCGTCGAGTCGATCGCTGACGCAGCGTTTGACTGCGAGGTCGATCCCGCCGCCGACGACGACCCGATCGCCGGCGAGCCCGTGCAGGCTGATCACGGTCTCGAAGCCCCGATCGGCGATCGTCTCGAGCAGCGGGTACTCGTCCGGACCGATCGCCGAGGAGGGCGGGTGCCACAGGTCGAACTCCTCGCCGTCTTCGTGGTAGCCGAGACACGCCCAACAGCTGGCGTCGGACAGCCGGGTCGCGAGTTCGAGCGCCTGCTCGGCTGTTCCCGGTTCGACCCGCCCGCCGTGTGCGGCACAGACCAGCACCTCGTCGTTCGATCCGTCGTCGTAGAGGAATTCGGAGTAGTGTCCCGTATCGGTCCGCTCGAGCGGTTGCGTCGTGATGGTCGGCCGTGACACGGACGCAGCCTATGACGGACGGGAGGATAACTGTTCGACCCGCGGGAGCCGGGTGCGAACGACGGCGGCGACGCGCTCCCGCCCGTTGTTAGTAACTAATCTGCGAATAGTTAGTAAGAACGGTGCATAATACGGCGTCTAATAGCAGCTGGATTAATAAGCGAGTACCTCCGAGATCGAACTAATGAGTCCCCACGAGTCGGCGCACGCCCACGACGACTCGCCCTCCCGCGACGATCACGGTCACGGGCACGAACACGATCATAGCCACGGTCACGGACACGGCGACGGGAACACGAGCAGCCGCAAGCTCGCCGCGGTCTCGCTCATCAACGTCGTCGGCTTCGTCGTCGAACTCGCCGGCGGCCTGGCGTTCGGTTCGGTCGCGCTCATCAGCGACGCCATCCACATGCTCTTCGACGCGCTAGCGTACGTGATGGCCTTCGCGGCGGCCTACGTCGCCGAGCA
This window of the Natrinema salifodinae genome carries:
- a CDS encoding HAD family hydrolase; translated protein: MAVYDAICFDLDRTLCEPTQDAADLLDATFDHTGRERFCTPADLRAAVPDLPTAETDREFYEHLFAEVARRAGVESDVAPDLAAEYLELQDPTAVQFRPGARAALDHARDRGRVGLITNGGRKTQTQKLRSLGIEDAFDVRVFTDPSAGIYPKPDAAPFEYALAELDVAPDAAIHVGDSLHADVAGANAMGLDSAWLDTGRDGPREHEPTYELASLEAFETVV
- a CDS encoding SprT family zinc-dependent metalloprotease; amino-acid sequence: MTDGERLTLADEILARARIHAREVVDEYDLAVDLAALEWTVSKRAKRRAGACRWDAARETATIVLARRAYERYEWPAFAGIVRHELVHAWEFQRFGESGHGARFREAAARLDAPRHCEEFADPRYVLRCLGADCDWTAKRHRASKPVKAPDRYRCGACGGSYEVEHAASGRIWTTASGYGGAKAALGDDW
- a CDS encoding NADH dehydrogenase codes for the protein MSVTREQVKAVELPEFAVTLRNAGLAGAGGAGFPTYAKWERLEAVDSLLVNHQESEPNYYMDKWLGRARTEELVALFEGLLDRAFDRIVVGAKRSNREEWLGELEAATDATIYEPADLPVGEAETGLVIAYTEDKYEFGMESVLMRLVAGEVIRGDDLPMDYGWIVQNTETLYNVYRALVEDEPVTRKFVHVDGRVPTHRFLEVPIGTPATDLLEAAGRTDGLAGNEVILDGGPGWCFEIQRPPEEFGVRKRTNCLLVLDDSVVADNRLGSGGRVNVLASAAWKQSVHETEPTETLVPDRVEVPLITNPAFEGLVVPSEPIVRPGDEVETNEMIARPADGISIAQHAPIDGTVTEIGDRSITIERADAGADAAARAAEDESDADRIYWARCAECGRSLPETQLTAVEPTGFVCSRCR
- a CDS encoding 3-dehydroquinate synthase II, which gives rise to MTRAVWVKADDAVGDWDDRRERITAALEAGADWVLVDEDDVERVRELGDINVAAFRTDGDVTLVDDAEDEDGDPPAQADSVVVGKAGEGDATIELPEDFSGSADLSTLRRDGDFDRGAYVRILGKEYERFAEAAAEEAEHTIVVGEDWTIIPLENLIARIGEETDLIAGVTSAEEAKTAFETLEIGADAVLLDSDDPDEIRETVEVRDEAERETLDLEYAEVLDVERAGSADRVCVDTGNLLEHDEGMLVGSMSRGLVFVHAETAESPYVASRPFRVNAGAVHAYVRTPDGGTKYLSELQSGDEVQVIDTDGNTREAIVGRVKIEQRPMFRIGLETDDGDRIETLLQNAETIKVASSEGRKAVTDLESGDEILLYSEDTARHFGEPVEESIIEK
- a CDS encoding poly-gamma-glutamate hydrolase family protein → MSRPTITTQPLERTDTGHYSEFLYDDGSNDEVLVCAAHGGRVEPGTAEQALELATRLSDASCWACLGYHEDGEEFDLWHPPSSAIGPDEYPLLETIADRGFETVISLHGLAGDRVVVGGGIDLAVKRCVSDRLDAAVTPPVEAVSDGPYAGASPNNFVNWLARGDRGGLQLEQSLVVREDERDRVVAALEALIEDGDGFRRSS